A genome region from bacterium SCSIO 12844 includes the following:
- a CDS encoding HlyD family secretion protein: MKIKTSYLLTLFITILVIFIAIFFYVTFFGHFTRDAYLYSRFSRVNALQSNQVEKIFIHDNTIVKKGDILFKLDDSSLILEKNILQAQKQQLELQKIDIQRQLKLAKAQMAVGKKLFEIQKRKTSRYTELSKANEISQNQYDQSLESLEQEHSKYITTQTQVANITANLNNTISQIKVITAKINQVLHNIEQCQVKARLSGIASNFHLEPGDYITKGEPLFSIINTDEWVVIANVKESDLSDIKVGQSVTIMTSVTGFHLLKGTVLSVGKGVNRPEYSAYKALPDISPLVDWIRLDYRFPVIIKLDPTELSKEFRLGSDANVWF; the protein is encoded by the coding sequence ATGAAAATTAAAACATCATACCTTTTAACCCTGTTTATCACTATTTTAGTGATTTTTATTGCTATTTTTTTCTATGTAACTTTTTTTGGCCATTTTACTCGTGATGCTTATCTTTATAGCCGTTTTTCCAGAGTTAATGCCCTTCAAAGCAATCAGGTTGAAAAAATTTTTATTCATGATAATACCATCGTTAAAAAAGGCGATATTTTATTTAAGTTGGATGATAGTTCATTAATTTTAGAAAAAAATATTCTACAAGCTCAAAAACAACAATTAGAGCTACAAAAAATAGACATTCAAAGACAATTAAAATTAGCTAAAGCACAAATGGCTGTAGGCAAAAAACTATTTGAAATACAGAAACGAAAAACAAGTCGCTATACTGAACTATCCAAAGCAAATGAAATTTCACAAAATCAATATGATCAAAGTTTAGAATCACTAGAGCAAGAACACTCAAAATATATTACAACTCAAACACAAGTAGCCAATATCACGGCTAATTTAAATAATACCATCTCACAAATTAAAGTAATTACAGCCAAAATTAACCAAGTGTTACACAATATTGAACAGTGTCAAGTCAAAGCTAGATTATCAGGTATCGCTTCTAACTTTCATCTAGAGCCTGGTGATTACATAACCAAAGGTGAGCCACTTTTTTCAATTATCAATACTGATGAATGGGTTGTCATTGCTAATGTAAAAGAATCAGATTTAAGTGATATTAAAGTTGGTCAGTCAGTCACAATAATGACTAGTGTAACAGGCTTTCATCTATTAAAAGGCACTGTACTATCAGTAGGCAAAGGCGTTAATCGACCTGAATATTCAGCCTATAAAGCCTTACCTGATATTAGCCCGCTAGTTGATTGGATTAGACTTGATTATCGCTTTCCTGTCATTATTAAGCTTGATCCCACAGAGCTTAGCAAAGAATTTAGATTAGGCTCTGATGCAAATGTCTGGTTTTAA
- the nth gene encoding endonuclease III translates to MNKTKIKRIFELFKANNEKPTTELTYQSTFELLISVILSAQATDVSVNKATDKLYPIANTPEKILALGEDGLIKYIKSIGLYRSKAKNIIKTCQMLIETHNSQVPDNRKALESLPGVGRKTANVILNTAFNQPTMAVDTHIFRLSNRLNLAPGKTVNQVEDNLLKVIPKAYLQDAHHWLILHGRYICKARKPLCDHCIIYKECEFKDKILYKGDQ, encoded by the coding sequence ATGAATAAAACTAAAATTAAACGTATTTTTGAGCTATTTAAAGCAAATAATGAAAAGCCAACAACCGAGTTAACTTACCAATCAACATTTGAACTATTAATTTCTGTGATCTTATCAGCTCAAGCAACTGATGTTAGCGTTAATAAAGCAACGGATAAACTTTATCCTATTGCTAATACACCGGAAAAGATTTTAGCCTTAGGCGAAGATGGTTTAATCAAATATATAAAAAGTATTGGCTTATATCGCTCTAAAGCTAAAAATATTATTAAAACTTGTCAAATGCTCATTGAAACGCATAACTCACAAGTGCCTGATAATCGAAAAGCACTTGAAAGCTTACCAGGTGTCGGTAGAAAAACAGCTAATGTCATTCTAAATACTGCATTTAACCAACCTACTATGGCGGTTGATACACATATTTTCAGATTATCCAATCGTTTAAATCTAGCACCAGGCAAAACAGTTAATCAAGTTGAAGATAATCTATTAAAAGTAATCCCTAAAGCATATCTTCAAGATGCCCATCACTGGCTAATACTTCATGGCCGCTATATCTGTAAAGCTCGAAAACCATTGTGTGATCATTGTATTATTTATAAAGAATGTGAATTTAAAGATAAAATTTTATATAAAGGTGATCAATAA
- a CDS encoding RnfABCDGE type electron transport complex subunit B, which translates to MKITAKEIDQLLPQTQCTQCGYKDCMDYAHAISEGTLHNQCPPGGKVGIEKLSKLLNREVLELNPDNGIEEPRHVAVINEDLCIGCTKCIQVCPVDAISGANRLMHTVIEAECTGCELCIEPCPMDCIDLIELANYKQPTNLAYDEQEKLKNHYRSRHDARIKRLNLEEQYQRQKHIQNKISVTSEKNKLDDKQSKQDYIQQALAQFRAKKKQLKK; encoded by the coding sequence ATGAAAATTACAGCGAAAGAAATTGACCAATTATTACCACAAACACAGTGCACCCAATGTGGTTATAAAGACTGTATGGACTATGCTCATGCGATTAGTGAAGGTACATTGCATAACCAATGCCCACCAGGAGGAAAAGTTGGTATTGAAAAACTATCCAAATTACTTAATCGTGAAGTTTTAGAATTAAATCCTGATAATGGCATTGAAGAACCAAGGCATGTTGCTGTAATTAACGAAGATTTATGTATTGGTTGCACTAAATGTATCCAAGTATGCCCTGTTGATGCAATAAGTGGTGCTAATCGCCTAATGCATACTGTCATTGAGGCAGAATGCACTGGCTGTGAACTATGCATCGAGCCTTGCCCAATGGATTGTATTGATTTAATCGAGTTAGCTAATTACAAACAACCAACGAATTTAGCCTATGATGAACAAGAAAAGCTAAAAAATCACTATCGTAGTCGCCATGATGCTAGAATCAAACGTTTAAACTTAGAAGAACAATATCAGCGTCAAAAGCATATTCAAAATAAAATATCTGTAACTTCAGAAAAAAATAAGCTTGATGATAAACAATCAAAACAAGATTATATTCAACAAGCACTGGCACAATTTCGCGCAAAAAAGAAGCAGCTAAAAAAGTAA
- a CDS encoding DUF1841 family protein — MFYGNNRQSLRAQFFDAWKKYQNHLPLTPLENEIVQVISEHPEYQAVIENPSKYEDYDYTPEKGQTNPFLHLSLHLAIRDQIKTDRPKGIQHFFNEQLSKKQSQEQIEHQMMEILAEMIWQSQKTAQMPDELSYLQLLKHHFK, encoded by the coding sequence ATGTTTTATGGCAATAATCGCCAATCATTAAGAGCTCAATTTTTTGATGCTTGGAAGAAATATCAAAATCATTTGCCCCTAACACCACTTGAGAATGAAATTGTTCAAGTAATTAGTGAACACCCTGAATATCAAGCAGTTATTGAAAACCCATCTAAATATGAAGATTATGATTACACACCTGAAAAAGGACAAACAAATCCATTTTTACATTTAAGCCTGCATTTAGCGATTCGTGATCAAATTAAAACTGACCGTCCGAAAGGTATTCAACATTTTTTCAATGAACAATTAAGCAAAAAACAGTCACAAGAACAAATTGAGCATCAAATGATGGAAATTTTAGCAGAGATGATCTGGCAATCTCAAAAAACAGCGCAAATGCCAGATGAATTAAGTTACTTACAATTGCTAAAACATCATTTTAAATAA
- a CDS encoding FUSC family protein, giving the protein MSGFKELLFKEHSFVNLIVAYRTAFAALVAIIITFYLHIGLSFWAPIAAFAIAANVQEGIVYKSWRRILGTLTGCFAALGFVLIVPPLVWGSVIILILISFMGFYLSKKTTEFYFLLFIVVHMIIIGTSFILSPGDGLMIAKDRIFTNIIGVLCIVIIQLAFFPIKKANKKPQFKIQSTYHALRYALFISISIILAIYLWQLFDIPGGILNMAITILAITQLDSGETVLKGSQRLIGCLIGILFGSLLIFIATYGLFYLLLGFFLISGFFIYYHFQHHKHGYGGLQAAIALSITAFPSLGPTTVITDGLLRALGILIGILITSLMHFIFNNIENLFKLRPQETV; this is encoded by the coding sequence ATGTCTGGTTTTAAAGAACTTTTATTCAAAGAACACTCATTTGTAAATTTAATTGTTGCCTATCGAACTGCTTTTGCTGCTTTAGTAGCTATTATTATCACTTTTTATCTACATATCGGTTTATCCTTTTGGGCACCTATTGCTGCATTTGCCATTGCAGCGAATGTACAAGAAGGTATTGTTTATAAAAGCTGGCGTCGAATTTTAGGTACACTTACTGGATGCTTCGCAGCTTTAGGCTTCGTTTTAATTGTTCCTCCCCTTGTCTGGGGGTCTGTTATTATTCTGATTTTAATAAGCTTTATGGGGTTTTATTTATCAAAAAAAACAACTGAATTTTATTTTTTACTATTTATAGTCGTACATATGATTATCATTGGCACTTCCTTTATCCTCTCTCCTGGTGATGGATTAATGATTGCAAAAGATCGTATTTTCACCAATATCATCGGTGTACTATGTATTGTCATCATACAGCTAGCATTTTTTCCAATTAAAAAAGCTAATAAAAAACCACAATTTAAAATTCAATCAACTTATCATGCATTACGTTATGCTTTATTTATTAGTATTTCTATTATACTAGCAATCTATCTGTGGCAGTTATTTGATATTCCAGGCGGTATTTTGAATATGGCAATTACTATTTTAGCAATTACTCAGCTTGATTCAGGGGAAACCGTATTAAAAGGCTCACAACGATTGATTGGCTGCTTAATTGGCATTTTATTTGGTAGTTTACTAATTTTTATTGCTACTTATGGTTTATTTTATCTATTATTAGGATTCTTTCTAATTAGTGGTTTTTTTATTTACTATCATTTTCAACATCATAAGCATGGCTATGGTGGCTTACAAGCTGCGATTGCTTTATCAATTACAGCGTTTCCTAGTTTAGGTCCAACAACAGTTATCACTGATGGCTTGTTAAGAGCACTTGGTATTTTAATTGGTATCTTAATTACTTCTCTCATGCATTTTATTTTTAACAATATAGAGAATTTATTTAAACTGAGACCACAAGAGACTGTATAA
- a CDS encoding multidrug effflux MFS transporter: MPEVKNPKYLIVILAMYAALPPFAIDTYMPAFHQIAHYFDMPIEKVIVSITTYFIGFSVGMLIWGAISDRVGRKKAIIVGMFIYMVSTILCALSPDFKTLTIMRLIQGLGDSSGAVIAMAVARDCYSGKKLAKVIASMVIIMMAAPIIAPIVGSLIITFFGRWQDIFHFLTIYGVILFFLAFFIPETLKDEEKTSHLFKTVISYFEHLKNYRFILYSLSSGLSFAAFFTYISSSSVLIIGYFGYGYVIYCTIFGINFIGIISGQFLIKKKVDDISDQYLIGIGFIMCYIGVAISMLFTYVITNLFGFMLGIMCLTFGFALVSSLLTSRSLNALTHAFGAGNAINNLIKFAIAGLASYLISHFSGYQLMKQISFQQVIIISVALILFIINLYFLKKTSK; this comes from the coding sequence ATGCCCGAAGTCAAAAATCCTAAATATTTAATCGTAATACTTGCGATGTATGCTGCATTGCCGCCCTTTGCAATTGATACTTATATGCCAGCTTTTCACCAGATAGCACATTACTTTGATATGCCAATAGAAAAAGTTATTGTATCGATTACAACTTATTTTATTGGCTTTAGTGTGGGCATGTTAATTTGGGGGGCAATATCTGATCGAGTGGGTAGAAAGAAAGCAATCATTGTAGGTATGTTTATTTATATGGTTAGTACCATACTGTGTGCACTAAGCCCAGATTTTAAAACATTGACAATTATGCGATTGATTCAAGGTTTAGGCGATTCTTCTGGTGCTGTAATTGCGATGGCAGTAGCAAGAGATTGTTATAGTGGTAAGAAACTAGCAAAAGTGATTGCATCAATGGTTATTATAATGATGGCAGCCCCTATTATTGCACCAATTGTTGGTAGTTTAATTATTACATTTTTTGGACGCTGGCAGGATATTTTTCATTTTTTAACCATTTATGGTGTGATACTGTTTTTTCTTGCTTTTTTTATACCAGAGACATTAAAAGATGAGGAAAAAACAAGCCATTTATTTAAAACGGTTATTTCTTATTTCGAGCATTTGAAAAATTATCGCTTTATTCTGTACTCTCTATCTTCAGGCTTAAGCTTTGCTGCTTTTTTTACCTATATTAGCTCATCTTCAGTTTTAATTATTGGCTATTTTGGCTATGGTTATGTGATTTATTGTACGATATTTGGTATCAATTTTATTGGTATTATTTCAGGGCAGTTTTTGATTAAGAAAAAAGTGGATGATATTTCAGATCAATACTTAATAGGCATAGGTTTTATTATGTGTTACATTGGTGTGGCTATTAGCATGCTATTTACTTATGTTATAACAAATTTATTTGGCTTTATGTTGGGTATTATGTGTTTAACTTTTGGCTTTGCACTAGTCAGTAGTTTATTAACTTCAAGGTCATTAAATGCATTAACGCATGCGTTTGGGGCAGGTAATGCCATTAATAATTTAATTAAGTTTGCTATAGCAGGCTTAGCGAGTTATTTGATTAGCCATTTTAGTGGTTATCAATTAATGAAACAGATTTCTTTTCAACAAGTGATAATTATTTCAGTTGCCTTGATATTATTTATTATTAATCTATATTTTTTAAAAAAAACATCTAAATAA
- a CDS encoding MAPEG family protein: MAISIWCIVIACLLPYLWIVIAKCKKGYLAHNHAPRLFLQKLHGYRQRAHWASQNSFEALPIFVAAILSAHILGNINLSTLNMLAISYLIFRVIYGVLYLLNLATLRSLAWTIALVINIVIFLIPLI, encoded by the coding sequence ATGGCAATTAGTATCTGGTGTATTGTTATCGCCTGTTTATTACCGTATCTATGGATTGTAATAGCAAAATGCAAAAAAGGTTATCTTGCACACAATCATGCACCGAGGTTATTTTTACAAAAGTTACACGGTTATAGACAAAGAGCGCATTGGGCAAGTCAAAATAGTTTTGAAGCATTACCTATTTTTGTAGCTGCGATTTTATCAGCTCACATACTGGGTAATATAAATCTATCAACCCTTAATATGCTCGCGATCAGTTATCTTATATTTCGAGTAATTTATGGTGTTTTATATCTACTTAATTTAGCCACATTAAGATCTTTAGCTTGGACGATCGCCTTGGTAATTAATATTGTGATTTTTTTGATACCGCTTATATAA